One segment of Geminicoccaceae bacterium DNA contains the following:
- a CDS encoding TIGR02444 family protein: MSDPQPLWPFVITFYGKPGIARGLIALQDRHGLDVDLLLWGLWVGHECHHRLDDAQRRTARARVGSWQTRVMRPLREARRHIRDHAPLGEDEHERVDALREEVLELEIRLERVELDVLEAIVADCPSPSPMSPSEAHRLAMANLRELIRDEGIALGGEDEGTVAVIAAALRRIDHR; the protein is encoded by the coding sequence ATGAGTGATCCCCAGCCGCTTTGGCCCTTCGTCATCACCTTCTACGGCAAGCCCGGCATTGCCCGGGGATTGATCGCCCTGCAGGATCGTCATGGCCTCGATGTCGATCTGCTGCTCTGGGGCCTGTGGGTCGGGCATGAATGCCATCATCGGCTTGACGATGCGCAGCGCCGGACAGCACGGGCGCGGGTCGGCTCCTGGCAGACACGGGTCATGCGGCCGTTGCGCGAGGCCCGTCGACATATCCGCGATCATGCACCTCTGGGCGAGGACGAACATGAACGCGTCGATGCTCTGCGCGAGGAAGTGCTGGAGCTGGAGATCCGGCTCGAACGGGTGGAACTCGATGTGCTCGAAGCCATTGTCGCCGACTGCCCTTCACCGTCTCCGATGTCGCCCAGCGAGGCCCATCGGCTGGCGATGGCCAACCTGCGCGAGCTCATCCGGGACGAAGGAATCGCGCTCGGCGGCGAGGACGAGGGAACGGTGGCGGTGATCGCGGCCGCCCTGCGCCGTATCGACCACCGCTAG
- a CDS encoding UbiX family flavin prenyltransferase: MRRLVLAITGASGAIYGVRLLQILRELGGIETHLVVSRAAFLTLAAECDMGAGDVAKLAHRVHAANNPGAPISSGSFRSEGMIVAPCSVRAASAIASGITDDLIARAADVMLKERRRLLVAIRETPLHAGHLETLTRLARLGAIIFPPVPAFYHRPQTLAEMVDQSCMRMLDQFGIESDAAPRWGEDGGVPAIGERSAAAGCADPKVQGGQQTCGSERNHE; this comes from the coding sequence ATGCGCCGCCTGGTTTTGGCGATCACGGGTGCCAGTGGTGCCATCTACGGTGTCCGCCTGTTGCAGATCCTGCGCGAGCTGGGCGGGATCGAGACGCATCTGGTAGTCAGCCGGGCGGCGTTCCTGACGCTGGCGGCGGAATGTGACATGGGTGCCGGCGACGTCGCGAAGCTGGCGCACCGCGTGCATGCCGCGAACAATCCCGGTGCCCCGATCTCGTCCGGCTCGTTCCGCAGCGAAGGAATGATCGTTGCTCCGTGCTCAGTGCGCGCCGCCTCGGCCATTGCATCCGGGATCACCGACGATCTCATCGCCCGTGCCGCTGACGTGATGCTCAAGGAGCGGCGGCGGCTTCTGGTCGCCATTCGCGAAACGCCGCTCCATGCGGGTCATCTGGAAACGCTGACGCGGCTGGCACGACTGGGTGCCATCATCTTTCCACCCGTGCCGGCCTTCTACCACCGGCCGCAGACTTTGGCGGAGATGGTCGATCAGAGCTGCATGCGCATGCTCGACCAGTTCGGCATCGAATCGGATGCAGCACCGCGATGGGGCGAAGACGGCGGCGTTCCGGCCATCGGAGAGCGATCCGCAGCAGCAGGCTGCGCGGACCCGAAGGTGCAAGGCGGACAACAGACGTGCGGAAGTGAACGAAACCATGAGTGA
- a CDS encoding PepSY domain-containing protein, protein MIAVTAIAAALLVQATGAFASGVELTDQAKDAIRAKLTEQGYEVGKIKVEDGMYEAYAKKDGKKLEVLLDENYEIVRTQDGD, encoded by the coding sequence ATGATTGCCGTCACCGCCATTGCCGCCGCCCTACTCGTTCAGGCCACCGGCGCCTTTGCCTCCGGTGTCGAGCTCACCGATCAGGCCAAGGATGCCATCCGGGCGAAGCTGACCGAACAGGGCTACGAGGTCGGCAAGATCAAGGTCGAGGATGGCATGTACGAAGCCTATGCGAAGAAGGATGGCAAGAAGCTCGAGGTCCTTCTCGACGAGAACTACGAAATCGTCCGCACGCAGGACGGCGACTGA
- a CDS encoding cytochrome b/b6 domain-containing protein codes for MRKLRVWDPFVRIFHWSLVAMFTANALFTDGEHHLHRWIGYGVVALVVARVLWGFAGTTHARFSSFPPSISGAIGQLCDMFTGRTPLHEGHTPLGAWMIYNLLLTMLVIGLSGYLMTTDMFWGVEWPEEVHEAAVTWAEICVVLHIAAVAFESFRTHINLPRAMITGYKHIPENGD; via the coding sequence ATGAGGAAACTCAGGGTCTGGGACCCGTTCGTCCGCATCTTTCACTGGTCGCTGGTCGCGATGTTTACGGCCAACGCCCTGTTCACCGATGGGGAGCACCACCTCCACCGTTGGATCGGCTATGGTGTGGTGGCACTGGTCGTCGCACGTGTGCTATGGGGTTTTGCAGGCACCACCCATGCGCGCTTTTCCAGCTTTCCACCCAGTATTTCCGGTGCCATCGGGCAGCTTTGCGACATGTTCACCGGCCGCACGCCCCTTCACGAAGGACACACGCCGCTTGGTGCCTGGATGATCTACAACCTGCTATTGACCATGCTGGTGATCGGCCTGTCGGGCTACTTGATGACGACCGACATGTTCTGGGGTGTCGAATGGCCGGAAGAGGTCCACGAGGCTGCCGTGACCTGGGCCGAGATCTGTGTGGTGCTGCATATCGCCGCGGTGGCCTTCGAGAGTTTCCGCACCCACATCAACCTGCCGAGAGCCATGATCACGGGATACAAGCACATCCCGGAGAACGGAGACTGA
- a CDS encoding helix-turn-helix transcriptional regulator, which produces MSLFLAVLIVVQVFCALFFVGDAFTDYREEGVFARLDWHLTIEWLAAISMCAAVAVEVRLLIWLMRRKAHLERSVSVAAAAVHDVIDAHFDSWGLTPSEQDIATFLVKGCTITEIAALRGNAEGTIKSHLNSIYRKSGTRGRGDLLSHVLETLMCSPDDSGRSTITISSREPESVMADTGARENAGPVQ; this is translated from the coding sequence CTGTCCCTGTTCCTCGCCGTCCTCATCGTCGTGCAGGTGTTCTGTGCGCTGTTCTTCGTGGGCGATGCCTTCACCGACTATCGGGAGGAAGGCGTTTTCGCCCGGCTCGACTGGCACCTGACCATCGAGTGGCTGGCTGCGATCTCGATGTGCGCGGCCGTTGCCGTCGAAGTGCGTCTGCTGATCTGGCTGATGCGCCGCAAGGCCCATCTCGAACGCAGCGTCTCGGTTGCCGCAGCTGCCGTCCATGATGTCATCGACGCTCATTTCGACAGTTGGGGGTTGACGCCATCCGAGCAGGATATCGCCACTTTCCTCGTCAAGGGCTGCACCATCACCGAGATCGCGGCCCTGCGCGGCAATGCCGAGGGGACAATCAAGTCGCACCTCAATTCCATCTACCGCAAATCGGGTACAAGGGGACGCGGCGACCTGTTGAGCCATGTTCTCGAAACCCTGATGTGTTCGCCAGACGACAGCGGCAGGAGCACGATCACGATCTCATCCCGCGAGCCCGAAAGTGTCATGGCGGACACCGGAGCCCGCGAGAATGCCGGGCCGGTTCAGTAG